The following proteins are co-located in the Luteolibacter rhizosphaerae genome:
- a CDS encoding ABC transporter ATP-binding protein, which yields MDLAVEIKDLVKQFRPAGRKEPLLAVDRVSINIALGEVYGLIGPNGSGKSTTMKALLGLVQPDAGVCRIFGNDSMRVDSRQDVGFLPENPYFYKHLSGSETLRFYGKLCGLRGAKLEARVKELLALVDLMEAGNRRLGGYSKGMLQRIGLAQALIQEPRLVILDEPTAGVDPVGSRQIRDLILDLKQRGITVFLCSHLLEQVQEVCDRVGIIFRGRMVKEGPIDELLAVEDQTEIVLRDASPELVAKVRELVAAEGSAELLRAGRPRTTLERLFLQETVDRREP from the coding sequence ATGGATCTCGCCGTTGAAATCAAGGACCTCGTGAAGCAATTCCGCCCCGCCGGGCGGAAGGAGCCGCTGCTCGCGGTCGACCGGGTTTCGATCAACATTGCCCTGGGCGAGGTCTACGGCCTGATCGGCCCGAACGGCTCCGGCAAGTCCACCACCATGAAGGCCTTGCTCGGCCTGGTGCAGCCGGATGCCGGGGTCTGTCGGATCTTCGGGAACGACTCGATGCGGGTGGATTCCCGCCAGGATGTCGGCTTCCTCCCGGAGAATCCCTATTTCTACAAGCACCTGAGCGGTAGCGAGACACTCCGCTTCTACGGCAAACTCTGCGGGCTGCGCGGCGCGAAGCTGGAGGCCCGGGTGAAGGAACTGCTCGCCCTTGTCGATCTTATGGAGGCCGGGAACCGCCGCCTCGGCGGCTACTCGAAGGGCATGCTCCAGCGCATCGGCCTTGCGCAGGCCCTGATTCAGGAGCCCCGTCTCGTCATTCTGGATGAACCCACCGCCGGGGTGGATCCGGTCGGATCCCGCCAGATCCGCGACCTGATCCTCGATCTCAAGCAGCGCGGCATCACCGTTTTCCTCTGCTCCCATCTTTTGGAGCAGGTGCAGGAAGTCTGCGACCGCGTGGGCATCATCTTCCGCGGCCGGATGGTGAAGGAAGGCCCGATCGACGAACTGCTGGCAGTCGAGGACCAGACCGAGATCGTCCTGCGCGATGCCTCGCCCGAGTTGGTGGCGAAAGTACGCGAACTGGTAGCAGCGGAGGGCTCGGCCGAGCTCCTGCGCGCCGGTCGCCCGCGCACCACTCTGGAGCGCCTCTTCCTCCAGGAAACCGTGGACCGCCGCGAACCCTGA
- a CDS encoding ABC transporter permease, protein MSRPAKNRPLNPRRIGVIATHTFTQLVRMKVFYFLAIFAVIVLGSNLFNIQGIGRPDLQGMDVLRMIRSWSLGTMTLFSVVLGVVATALLLPKDVEDRTLYTILAKPVPRLDYLIGKLAGVLLLIFVSLLVMDLLMTGVLTIRTHMLVAEQMERFASWPQADKDSLRAEIMAQGPTWSLHGATLAVFMRSAVIASTALLLSTFSTSTLFTTISCFLVYFIGNFQADARDMYLSSGDGIGPGGRIAGLAVAVVFPDFQLFNVIDGVIEGAALPLAALGTLAGITIFYVVLHTFVSWLVFAGKEF, encoded by the coding sequence ATGAGCCGTCCCGCGAAAAACCGCCCGCTCAATCCCCGCCGCATCGGGGTGATTGCCACGCACACCTTCACCCAGCTCGTCCGGATGAAGGTATTCTACTTCCTCGCCATCTTCGCGGTCATCGTCCTCGGCAGCAATCTCTTCAATATCCAAGGCATCGGCCGCCCGGACCTGCAGGGCATGGACGTGCTGCGGATGATCCGGAGCTGGTCGCTGGGCACCATGACCCTGTTCTCCGTGGTGCTGGGGGTGGTGGCCACCGCCCTGCTGCTACCCAAAGATGTGGAGGATCGCACGCTCTACACCATCTTGGCCAAGCCGGTGCCGCGCTTGGATTACCTGATCGGCAAGCTCGCCGGGGTGCTTCTCCTCATCTTCGTTTCCCTGCTGGTCATGGACTTGCTCATGACCGGCGTGCTCACGATCCGCACCCACATGCTGGTGGCGGAACAAATGGAGCGGTTCGCCTCGTGGCCCCAAGCGGACAAGGACTCACTGCGTGCCGAGATCATGGCGCAGGGGCCGACCTGGAGCCTGCACGGCGCCACCCTCGCGGTCTTCATGCGCTCCGCAGTGATCGCCTCCACCGCGCTGCTGCTCTCCACCTTCTCGACCAGCACGCTCTTCACCACCATCTCCTGCTTCCTCGTCTACTTCATCGGCAATTTCCAAGCGGATGCCCGGGACATGTATCTGAGCAGCGGGGATGGCATCGGGCCGGGCGGTCGCATTGCCGGGCTGGCCGTGGCCGTGGTCTTCCCGGACTTCCAGCTCTTCAATGTGATCGACGGGGTGATTGAGGGCGCGGCCCTGCCGCTCGCTGCGCTCGGCACCTTGGCCGGGATCACGATTTTCTACGTGGTCCTGCACACCTTCGTCTCGTGGCTGGTCTTCGCTGGAAAGGAGTTCTGA
- a CDS encoding metallophosphoesterase family protein produces MRIALFGDIHANLEALEAVLVDAEQQGCTDYVCLGDVVGYNADPAACLEKVRAMNCPVVKGNHDEDASGTHSLDAMNPVAAAALEWTREQLSEEQRIWLRRLRMVRQVEDFTIVHSTLDQPANWNYVTNRFDAMSNFSYQFTQVCFHGHTHVPRVYVKTDKVQEVPAESVVIEEGSKYFINAGSVGQPRDGDWRACYAIYDLDHHLVVFRRVEYDLEKTQKKILDAGLPPMLAERLADGR; encoded by the coding sequence ATGCGCATCGCCCTCTTCGGAGATATCCACGCCAACCTTGAAGCCCTCGAGGCTGTGTTGGTTGATGCCGAGCAACAGGGCTGCACCGATTATGTCTGCCTCGGCGATGTCGTCGGCTACAATGCGGACCCCGCCGCTTGCTTGGAAAAAGTCCGCGCCATGAACTGCCCCGTGGTGAAGGGCAACCACGACGAGGATGCCTCCGGCACCCATTCGCTGGACGCCATGAACCCCGTGGCCGCCGCCGCGCTGGAGTGGACCCGCGAGCAACTTTCCGAGGAACAGCGGATCTGGCTGCGCCGTCTCCGAATGGTCCGCCAGGTGGAGGATTTCACCATCGTCCACAGCACCCTCGACCAGCCTGCGAACTGGAACTACGTGACGAACCGCTTCGACGCGATGTCGAACTTCTCGTACCAGTTCACGCAGGTCTGCTTCCACGGCCACACCCACGTCCCGCGCGTTTACGTGAAGACGGACAAGGTGCAGGAAGTCCCCGCGGAGTCCGTGGTGATCGAGGAAGGCTCGAAGTATTTCATCAATGCCGGCTCGGTCGGCCAGCCGCGCGATGGCGATTGGCGGGCCTGCTACGCGATCTACGATCTGGATCACCACCTCGTCGTCTTCCGCCGGGTCGAATACGATCTGGAGAAGACCCAGAAGAAGATCCTGGATGCCGGGCTGCCGCCGATGCTGGCGGAGCGTCTGGCGGATGGCCGATGA
- a CDS encoding (deoxy)nucleoside triphosphate pyrophosphohydrolase, with product MIEVVAGLILDQSDRLLACKRPEGKHLGGKWEFPGGKVEPDESPEAALIRELEEELSITVELLEPLTPVVWDYGRGPIRLHPFVCRIASGTPHPHEHSEIRWCDRVELQALDWAEADVPILAEWLAR from the coding sequence ATGATCGAGGTCGTCGCTGGCCTGATCCTCGACCAGTCGGACCGGCTCCTCGCCTGCAAACGACCGGAGGGAAAACACCTCGGCGGCAAATGGGAATTCCCCGGTGGCAAGGTGGAGCCAGACGAGAGTCCGGAGGCTGCCCTGATCCGCGAGCTGGAGGAAGAGCTGTCCATCACCGTCGAGTTGCTGGAGCCGCTCACTCCCGTGGTCTGGGACTACGGCCGCGGACCCATTCGCCTGCACCCTTTCGTCTGCCGCATCGCCTCTGGCACCCCGCATCCCCACGAGCACTCGGAGATCCGCTGGTGTGATCGGGTGGAGTTGCAAGCTCTCGACTGGGCCGAGGCCGACGTGCCGATCTTGGCGGAGTGGTTGGCCCGGTGA
- the rlmN gene encoding 23S rRNA (adenine(2503)-C(2))-methyltransferase RlmN yields the protein MLPALTGYDPAALEAYLAAQGQPAFRAGQILDWIWKKKAASVEAMSNLPGALREKLSSSFRLHALEHATTQGSGDTTRKFLFKLQDGRYVESVLIPANPALYGERSDRRTLCVSSQVGCAYGCKFCASGLAGFSRNLEPAEIAGQVLMAERLSGERVDNLVFMGMGEPLANLDNLLAAISIITSPWGLHLGARHLTISTSGLVPQIRRLAEHPQQIRLAISLHGATDDVRGQIMPVNKKWGTAELFDALDYWNSRKKQHLTLEYILIEGVNDHLEQARILATHARRLKAKVNLIPYNTVEGLDWVRPSENQCRAFRDILKNAGVSATLRLEKGHDIDAACGQLRLKQETEEGIIEAPMKRK from the coding sequence GTGCTCCCTGCGCTTACCGGCTACGATCCTGCCGCCTTGGAGGCCTATTTGGCCGCCCAGGGGCAGCCTGCATTCCGCGCCGGACAGATCCTCGATTGGATCTGGAAGAAGAAGGCCGCCTCCGTGGAGGCGATGAGCAATCTTCCCGGGGCGCTGCGCGAGAAGCTTTCCTCCTCCTTCCGCCTCCACGCTCTGGAGCACGCCACGACCCAGGGCAGCGGCGACACCACCCGCAAGTTTCTCTTCAAGCTTCAGGACGGACGCTATGTGGAGAGCGTTCTGATCCCGGCGAATCCCGCCCTTTACGGTGAGCGCTCGGATCGTCGCACCCTCTGTGTCTCCTCGCAGGTCGGCTGCGCCTACGGCTGCAAGTTCTGCGCCTCCGGGCTGGCCGGATTCAGCCGCAATCTCGAACCCGCGGAGATCGCGGGTCAGGTGCTGATGGCCGAGCGTCTCTCGGGCGAGCGCGTGGATAATCTCGTGTTCATGGGCATGGGTGAGCCCCTGGCGAATCTCGACAACCTGCTCGCGGCGATCTCGATCATCACCTCGCCTTGGGGGCTGCACCTCGGCGCACGTCACCTCACGATCTCGACCTCCGGCCTTGTGCCGCAGATCCGCAGGCTCGCCGAGCATCCGCAGCAGATCCGCCTCGCGATTTCGCTCCACGGTGCCACCGACGATGTCCGCGGCCAGATCATGCCGGTGAACAAAAAGTGGGGCACCGCCGAACTCTTCGACGCGCTCGACTACTGGAACTCTCGTAAAAAGCAGCACCTCACACTGGAATACATCCTGATTGAGGGCGTGAACGATCACCTCGAGCAGGCTCGCATTCTTGCGACCCACGCCCGCCGCCTGAAGGCGAAGGTGAACCTGATTCCCTACAACACCGTTGAAGGGCTCGATTGGGTCCGCCCTTCCGAGAACCAGTGCCGTGCCTTTCGCGATATCCTCAAGAACGCCGGCGTCTCGGCGACCCTCCGCTTGGAGAAGGGCCATGATATCGATGCCGCCTGCGGCCAGCTCCGTCTCAAGCAAGAGACGGAGGAGGGGATTATCGAAGCGCCGATGAAGCGGAAGTGA
- a CDS encoding histone deacetylase family protein, whose translation MRCFYSADLELKLPSGHPFPMEKFRISKDMLLEGGILRPEEIVEVKVADSHLLKAVHDPTYVERIYSGLLDRKEQVQLGLPVTPQLYQRSATEVEATRQACHAALTEGVAVCLAGGTHHAFREHGEGYCVFNDIAIAIRDLQARQPGIKVMVVDTDAHQGNGTAALLGDDPRVFTYSIHVGRNYPTKKIAGSMDVETVRYVEGEMYLKQLFSTLAAALDTFAPDLVIWIAGADNHRNDRFGQMHLSVKDLQKRDDVLLRAFIRNRVPVAVLYGGGYNRQAEFTAKIHRNTVATAKKLATEFRGL comes from the coding sequence ATGCGCTGCTTCTACTCGGCAGATCTGGAACTCAAGCTCCCCTCGGGCCATCCCTTCCCGATGGAGAAGTTCCGTATTTCCAAGGACATGCTCCTGGAAGGCGGAATCCTGAGGCCGGAGGAGATCGTCGAGGTGAAAGTGGCGGACAGCCACCTGCTGAAGGCGGTGCACGACCCGACCTACGTGGAGCGGATCTACTCCGGCTTGCTCGACCGTAAGGAGCAGGTGCAGCTCGGCCTGCCGGTCACACCGCAGCTCTACCAGCGCAGTGCGACGGAGGTGGAGGCCACACGCCAGGCCTGCCACGCGGCGCTGACCGAGGGAGTGGCCGTCTGCTTGGCGGGCGGGACTCACCACGCCTTCCGCGAGCATGGAGAGGGCTATTGCGTTTTCAACGACATCGCGATCGCGATCCGCGACCTGCAGGCGCGGCAGCCGGGCATCAAGGTGATGGTGGTGGATACCGACGCCCATCAGGGCAACGGTACGGCGGCCTTGCTCGGGGATGACCCGCGGGTGTTTACTTACTCAATCCACGTCGGGCGGAACTATCCGACCAAGAAGATCGCCGGGTCCATGGATGTGGAAACGGTGCGCTATGTGGAGGGCGAAATGTATCTCAAGCAGCTCTTCAGCACGCTGGCAGCGGCGCTGGATACCTTCGCACCGGATCTGGTGATCTGGATCGCGGGCGCGGACAACCATCGCAACGATCGCTTCGGGCAGATGCATCTCTCCGTGAAGGATCTACAGAAGCGCGACGACGTGCTGCTGCGGGCCTTCATCCGCAACCGGGTGCCTGTGGCGGTGCTGTATGGCGGCGGCTACAACCGCCAGGCGGAATTCACGGCGAAGATCCACCGGAATACGGTGGCGACGGCGAAGAAGCTGGCGACGGAGTTCCGGGGGCTGTGA
- a CDS encoding DUF485 domain-containing protein, translating to MSNPTKPDWEALAARPDFAELLAAKKRFIIPCCAFFLIYYAALLYLVGWHPELMKKPLLGKINGAYLFALSQFAMAWGMAWIYMRKAAQLDRMAAAVIRDEKH from the coding sequence ATGTCAAACCCGACCAAACCCGATTGGGAGGCGCTCGCCGCGCGGCCCGACTTCGCCGAGCTTCTCGCGGCGAAGAAGCGCTTCATCATTCCCTGTTGCGCCTTTTTCCTCATTTACTATGCGGCGCTCCTCTACTTGGTCGGCTGGCACCCGGAGCTGATGAAGAAGCCGCTGCTGGGTAAGATCAACGGGGCATATCTCTTCGCCCTCTCCCAGTTCGCCATGGCATGGGGCATGGCTTGGATCTACATGCGCAAGGCGGCTCAGCTCGATCGCATGGCCGCCGCCGTCATCCGCGACGAAAAACACTGA